A region from the Leopardus geoffroyi isolate Oge1 chromosome E3, O.geoffroyi_Oge1_pat1.0, whole genome shotgun sequence genome encodes:
- the CDIP1 gene encoding cell death-inducing p53-target protein 1, which produces MSNEPPPPYPGGPTAPLLEEKSGAPPTPGRTSPAVMQPPPGMSMPPADIGPPPYEPPGHAMPQPGFIPPHMNADGTYMPPGFYPPPGPHPPMGYYPPGPYPPGPYPGPGGHTATVLVPSGAATTVTVLQGEIFEGAPVQTVCPHCQQAITTKISYEIGLMNFVLGFFCCFMGCDLGCCLIPCLINDFKDVTHTCPSCKAYIYTYKRLC; this is translated from the exons ATGTCCAACGAGCCACCCCCTCCTTATCCTGGAGGCCCCACGGCCCCCCTTCTGGAGGAGAAGAGTGGAGCCCCACCTACCCCAG GCCGCACCTCCCCAGCTGTGATGCAGCCCCCACCAGGCATGTCGATGCCCCCCGCAGACATCGGTCCCCCACCCTATGAGCCACCAGGTCACGCGATGCCTCAGCCCGGCTTCATCCCCCCGCACATGAATGCAGACGGCACGTACATGCCTCCAG GTTTCTACCCTCCTCcaggcccccacccacccatggGCTACTATCCACCAGGGCCCTATCCGCCAGGGCCCTATCCTGGCCCTGGGGGCCACACTGCCACAGTCCTAGTTCCTTCAGGGGCCGCCACCACGGTGACGGTGCTGCAGGGAGAGATCTTTGAAGGTGCACCTGTACAGACGGTATGTCCCCACTGCCAGCAGGCCATCACCACCAAGATCTCCTATGAGATTGGCCTGATGAACTTCGTGCTGGGCTTCTTCTGCTGCTTCATGGG GTGTGATCTGGGCTGCTGCTTGATCCCTTGCCTCATCAACGATTTCAAGGACGTGACGCACACGTGCCCCAGCTGCAAAGCCTACATCTACACGTACAAGCGCCTGTGCTAA